GACTGATATACATAGCGTAGAGCAGGCATCTTTAGCGGCAGAAGCTGCAGATATACTGCAAATTCCGGCGTTTCTTTGCCGCCAGACAGACTTATTGGTAGCAGCTGCTAAGACAGGCAGGGTTGTTAATATCAAAAAGGGTCAATTTTTGGCCCCTTCTCAAATGAAAAACAGCATTAAAAAAGTAACCCAGTCGGGAAATGACAAAATCCTTTTGACAGAAAGAGGTTCTACTTTCGGCTACGGTAATCTGGTTGTTGATATGAGGGCAATACCAATAATGCGCGGGCTTGGCTATCCGGTTGTCTTTGATGCCACGCACAGTGTGCAGCTTCCCGGCGGTAACGATGTAAGTACAGGTGGCGAGAGACAATTTGTACCGACATTGGCAAAAGCTGCAGTTGCAGCAGGGGCTGATGCTTTGTTTTTTGAAGTCCATCCTGACCCTGACAATGCTCCTTGCGATGGACCTAATATGATACCTATAAGTCAGGCAAGAGAACTGTTTACGACCTGTAAAGATATTTTTAATTTGATTAGAAATTGAATGTAATATATAATAGCTTTTGTATATTTTAACGGAGGTTATAAATGAAAAAGTTATTAGCTACATTAGTGTTTGGAACGGTCCTTTCTATGACTATGGCGTTGAATGCCAATGCAGAAGGTGTAATAGGCTTGATTTTCAAAGAAGCAACAGAAGCGGGCGGCGGAGCAAGCCCTATTGTTGCAACAAAAGTTGGCTCTGCTACCGCTAAAAGTTATTTTGGAATAGTTGCTCTCGGTGATGCAAGTATTACCGCTGCTATGAAAGACGGCAAAATCAGAAGCCTGTCTCACTATGATATTGAAACATTAAATATTTTAGGCTTTAAAAAAGTAACAACAAAAGCTTACGGTCAATAAATATTTAACAATTAGTAAAAAGGGGACTGCAAATTTTTGCAGCCTCTTTTTTTGTAAGCGTTTGACATTTTATTATGTGTGTAGTTTATTATAAGCTATATGCAGGTGTATTGCCGGCATGATTTCAAACGAAACTCAACTTATAAAGACGCATAAATGGCATAAGGAGGTACATGTGCCTACATTAAATCAATTAGTTCGCAAAGAAAGAACAGAAATCAAGAAAAAAACAAAATCACCCGCTTTGGCAAATTGTCCTCAAAGAAGAGGGGTTTGTACAAGAGTTTATACAACTACACCTAAAAAGCCTAATTCAGCGCTTAGAAAAGTAGCAAGAATCAGATTAACAAACGGGTTTGAAGTTTCTTCATACATCCCCGGAGTTGGTCATAACCTTCAAGAACACTCCGTTGTGTTAATCAGAGGCGGCAGGGTAAAGGACTTGCCGGGTGTAAGATATCATATTATCAGAGGTACTTTGGATACTTCAGGTGTTGCTAATAGAGCGCAAGCCAGAAGTAAATACGGTGCTAAGAAAGAAAAAGCTAAGAAGTAATTAATAAAGGACAGATAAAATGCCAAGAAGAAGCAAACCAGCAAAAAGAATACCTCTGCCTGATCCGGTTTATAACAGCAAAGACGTAGCTAAGTTTATAAACAGACTTGTTCGCAGAGGCAAAAAAAGCGTAGCTGAAAAGATTTTCTATTCAACTATGGATAAAGTACAAGAAAAAACAAAAGAAAACCCCGTAGAAATTTTTGAAAAAGCAATCAAAAACGTAACCCCTCTTTTGCAGGTAAAAGCCCGTAGAATTGGCGGTTCCACTTATCAGGTTCCTATTGAAGTAAGACCGGAATTAGGTGTTGCTCTGGGTTCTACCTGGATTATTGAAACTGCAAAAAAACGCTCAGGTCGCTCTATGATAGAGAAACTCACAAACGAAATTCTTGATGCATCAAACAATACAGGCGCATCAGTAAAGAAAAAAGAAGACACGCATAAAATGGCAGAAGCTAACAAAGCTTTCGCTCATTACAGATATTAAACAAAGACTATAATTTGTTTTTAAAGCTGCTGTTAAGCAGCTTTTTTTATAATATTTTTTTGATTTGTTCTATATTAAATTTAACGATTTCAACCAGCGCATGGAGCATCAAGGCGCTTATGTGGACATCTTCCCTCCATTGGTAATAGCCGCAGCTTTTGGGCAGTAGTATTAGAGGATTAGTCGGAAATTCACGGCAAATTTGCGGACGATTTGCATAATCCGTGCATAGGTTATCTTCGCCAAGTTTTGGGCAGTAATAAAAATAAATCTTTTCTCCCTCTTTTAATTCCTTTTTAAGGTGATTAACGAACTCAGGATAAGCTTCTCTTGCCTTCTTTTCGGTTTTGTAAGGAAGAAATATGCTTGTGAATTGTGTAGCAAAATTGTCGTTATTCCGGGCTTTTTCCTGCAGTTCTTGAGGCGAAAATTCACTGCATGCCAGCTTGCAGCAGGTGGCACATTTAGAGCAGGAATAATTTTGTTTATGTGCTTCGATTTGCTGTATTCTTTGGCAAATATCACGTGAAATTTCATTCTCCAGCTTATCCAGGCATTTAAGCTGCCACTCTTTTAAGGCGCAGTTTTGCGCTAAAACCTGCCGTGGAGAAAATTCTTTATTCTTTAATGTACAGGGGTTAGCGCAGCTGTTGCACAAGTCCTCATCTTTTAGCAGGTTTAACTGCCTGTTGATTTCTTCGTCAGCTTTCCAGAATAATTCCCTGTAAATACTTATGGTATTCATTTTGTCTTGTTCAAATTCATCCATACCAACATGATACTTTTAAATAAAAATATTAACAAGAAAGATAATATGCAACTCTTAACCCCTTCACCGCTTAAATCCCTTAAGCTTAATCCTAACTTCTCAGCTGCTCAACTTCCCAGCTGCCTAGCTTCCTAGCTTCCTCCTAGTATCTTGCCAGATATCTATCCAGTTCCCACCCCGAAACATACGTGCTGAAAGAATCCCATTCCCTGCGCTTTGCGCTGATAAATTCATTATAAATATGTTCACCCAACGCTAAACGTACAATTGTACTGCGCTCCATAATGTCCAGCGCTTCATTAAGGCTGGAGGGAAGAGAATTAATTTTGTATCTTTTTCTTTCTTTAAACGAAAGTTTATAAATATTGCTGTCCACAGCTTCGGGCGGTGTGAGTTTTTTCTTTATACCATCCATTACGGCTGTTAAAATGGCCGCAAAAGCAAGGTAGGGGTTGCAGCTCGGATCAGGCGAGCGCAATTCTATTCTTGTTTCCTCATCTTTTTTTGCAAGTACTCTTACTAATGCGCTTCTGTTTTCTAAAGACCATGCAAGATAAACAGGCGCTTCATACCCCGGGACAAGCCTTTTATAGCTGTTTACGGTAGGGTTTGCTATTGCTGTTACCGCCCTTATATGTTTTAAAATCCCGCCGATTGCATGGAAAGTTATATCGCTTAAATGGTTGGGTTTGTCTTCATCAAAAAAAGCATTTTTGCCTTTGTTATACAAGGAAATATTACAGTGCATTCCGGAGCCGTTAATACCGACCAGCGGTTTTGGCATAAAGGTTGCATGCAACCCGTTTTTATCTGCTATAGCTTTTACCGCCATTTTAAAAGTCGCAAGGTTATCTGCCGTAGTCAGGGCGTCTGCGTGTTTAAAACCTATTTCATGCTGTCCTCTTGCTACTTCATGGTGGCTGGTTTCAATTTCAAACCCCATGGTTTCAAGCCCGTCAACGATTTTAGTCCGAATTTCTTCCCCTTTATCGTCAGGACCCGCATCATAGTAGCCTGCAAAATCATTGGTTATTGTTGTAGCCATACCGTTTTCGTCTTTTTTAAAGAGGAAAAATTCAGCCTCGGGACCCACTTGCATCTCAAAGCCCCATTCTTTCGCCTCTGCTATAACTCTTTTTAAGTTTGCTCTCGGACAGCCTTCAAAAGGTGTAGCGTCTGCGTTATAGATGTCGCAGATAAGGCGTGCCGCATTCCCTGTTTCTTTAGAGAGCCAGGGAAGAAGCGTAAAAGTTTTTTTGTCGGGGTAAAGGTACATATCAGCTGTTTCTATGCTCCTGAAACCTTTAATGGAAGAGCCGTCGAGTATCATTTCGTTGTTTAAGAGTTTATCAATTTGACTTACCTGTACGGAAAGATTTTTCACCTGTCCGTTCAAGTCTGTAAATTGCAGTTTGATTACTTTTACATTGTTATCTTTTACTATTTTTTTTATTTCATTATCGCTTAATTCTACACTGTGTGCAGGTACAAAATTTGATTTCATAACTTTCTCCTTGCAGCTAATGTAACAATTAAAGCAAGAATTTATTGAAAAAGTCAATAAAACAGTGCTGAATTTGCCGAAAATATACTTTTATCCCGGGAAAAAGCTAATATGTCATATTTTTATAAGAAAAAACATTATGCCTTAAAGTAAGGATTATTCTTTTTTTCATGTTTTATAGAGCTTGCACAGCCATGCCCCGGATAAAGCTTTATATCATCACCAAGCGGGTAAATTTTGTTTTTTATGGAATCTTCAAGCTGATAGTAATCTCCGCCGTAAAGGTCTGTTCTGCCGACGCACTCGAAAAATATTGTATCACCGCAAAACAAAGCATCTTCAACCAAATAACATACTCCGCCTTTGGTGTGTCCGGGGGTGTGAACAGCTTTGATAGTTAAATTGCCCAACCTGAATTCTGCACCGTCTTCAAAAAAAGTAATGTCTTCAGGCGGTTCATATTCAGGCATGCCAAACATTTTCAGGCTTTCTTTAAAGGCGGTCATGATTATTCCGTCATCTTTGTGCATATAAATCGGAATACCGAGATTTCTTTGCAGTTCTTCATCACCTGCAGTGTGGTCCATATGAGCATGTGTATTAAGAATGTATTTTAAATTGCAGCCTAATTCTTTAACGGCAGCCATTGTCATCTTATAATCCCCTCCTGCGTCAATAAGGGCTGCATCTTTTGTGGTCTCGTCCATCACTATGTAGTTATTTACCTGAAATACTCCCATATTTAAAGTTTTTATAATCATTTAGCGTTCCTTTTTCTAAGTCTTTATTTGTATTAGTTTTTATTCTACTATAAAAGTGTGTGGAGTTTAGAAATTTAAAATGAAAAAGAAGATAGCAATTTTAGGTTCATCAGGTTCAATAGGTACACAAGCTCTTGAAGTTATAGAAAAGCTCGGGGATTTGTTTGAGGTAACAGCGCTTGCTGTTAACACACAGGTAGCGCTGTTGGAAGAGCAGATTAAGAGGTTTACCCCTGCTGTTGTGAGTGTAAGCTCTCCTGAGTCCGCTAATGAGCTTGCTCAAAAGTATAAGAATACAGAAGTGCTTCATGGAAATGAAGGGCTTGCAAAAATAGCAAAAGAGGCTGATTATGATACGATTTTGGTTTGTGTAACAGGCATAGACGGGCTTATCCCTACTCTTGAAGCTGTTAAAAGAGGTAAAACCGTAGCCCTTGCCAATAAAGAAACGCTTGTAAGCGCAGGTGATATAGTGATGGAAGCGGTTGCCGGATATAATGCACAAATTATCCCGGTAGACAGCGAACACAGCGCTATTTTTCAATGTACGCAGGAGCAAAATCATGTCAAAAAATTGATTATTACGGCATCGGGCGGACCTTTTCTGAATAAATCGGTTGAAGAAACCAAAAGTGCAACCAGAGCCCAAACTTTGGCACATCCCCGCTGGAATATGGGGGCCAAAATTACTGTTGATTCTGCGACTTTAATGAACAAGGGGTTAGAGGTTATAGAAGCCCATCACTTATTTAACAAATCCTATGATGATATTGAAGTTGTTATTCATCCGCAAAGCATCATTCATAGTGCAGTAGAGTTTTCGGACGGAAGTGTTCTGGCGCAGATGGGCGTGCCCAGTATGCATATCCCTATCCAATACGCTCTTACGTATCCGCAACGTGTTGAAGGGATTAAGACATCCTCTTTAAACTTAATTGATATAGCAAAATTAGAGTTTTTTGCGCCTGATTTTGAGAAGTTCCCTGCGCTTAAACTTGCTTATGAAGCGGGTAAACAGGGCGGAACAGCCCCTGCCGTTATAAATGCGGCTAATGAAACCGCGGTTTATGCTTATTTAAGGGATGAAATAAAATTGGGTGATATAATAAGTATTACAAAATCAGTCCTTGATAATACTGATTTTATAGGATTTCCTTCGTTTGAAGAAATACTGGAGGCGGATAAACTTGCCCGTTATGAGGCAGAGCAGGTAATCTTAAAATTGAAAAGCCATGTATAAAACCGATGATAATATTACAATCTTTAACGTATTTAAAAAGCTTGAGCCTTTTGCTTCTTCAAAAAAGCTTTTTGCCGGTTTGCTTTTTATAATTCTCTTAGCCGTAATTTTTGCCGTTATAAGCTTAATTTATCTGGAGAAAACATCTTCAAACAAGATTTTAGTTGCAAGACAAGGCGCCTTAAATAATCAAATAGTTGCCTTTGAAAATAAAAATAAAATTTTGGAGCTTGAGATTATTCTTTTAAAGAAAGAGCTTTATTCGCTTTTAAGAGAAAAAGAACAGAGAAAGATAAATAAAATAGCGCCTTTGCTTGGTATTGAAAAAGTTAAAGGGGAAGGATTAACAATAATGTTGGCGGATTCTGACCAAACTTATGAAGATAATACATCATCGCAGTATATAGTACATGACATAGATTTGTTAAAAATTGTAAATTTTTTATGGGCGAACGGAGCGGAAGCTATTTCAATAAATAATGAGAGAATAGTTAATTCAAGCCGTATTTCCTGTATAGGGAGTACTGTTTTGGTCAATCAAAAGCCGCTTGTCCCGCCATTTACAAATAAAGCAGCCGGTAAAGCTTTAAACCCCGAAGGAATAAAAAATGATGCACTTATGCTATCATTTAGTATAAGAGGATTAAAGGTGAAGGTTTCGGATAAGCAGCCTGTAGAAATTGCTCCCGGAACTTAAGAAGCGGAGAATAATGTTTAAATCGATAACAGCAGGGATTTTAATAGGGGTTATAATAGGTTTTTTAAGCCCTTTAAATATATCTTTGATAGACCCTAAAGCATTGATGATAGTGGTTTTAGTGTGTCTTGATGTTTTGATTGCAAGCTCAAATGCAAAGTTATTGCAACAATTTAACTATTTGCTCTTTACTAATGAATTTATTTTGAATACTATTATATCATTAGGGATAGTTTATCTTGCTAATATAATGAGTTTGGATTTATTTTCGGTCATAATGTTGGTTTTAATACTAAAGATATTCTATAATCTTAATAGGTTGATAAAAACCGTTGTATTGAACAATCAGTGTAGTAGTGAAAAAGGGGTTAGCTAAGTGAGTAATAACTTTGGACCATCAAATTTTGAGGAGTCGGAACATATGGCAAGTCAAGCAAAGATTAAAGTTATAGGTGTTGGCGGCGGCGGCGGCAATGCTGTTAACCGGATGATATCGCAAGGGTTAGGCGGAGTTGAATTTTGGGCAATGAATACTGATGCTCAGGTTTTAGGAACTTCATCAGCCCAAAACACGGTACAATTAGGCGCTAAATTAACAAACGGTCTTGGTGCTGGCGGAAGACCTCAGGTTGGTGAAAAAGCTGCCGATGAAAGCAGAGACCAGATTATGGCTGCTATTGACGGCGCTGATATGGTTTTTGTTACCGCAGGCATGGGTGGTGGAACAGGCACAGGCGCTACTCCTATTATTGCTCAAATAGCAAAAGAATTAGGCGCTTTGACTATCGGTGTTGTAACAAAACCGTTCAACTTTGAAGGCAAACTGAAAATGACACAGGCAATGCAAGGGTTGGAAAAACTTCAAGAGAATGTTGATTCTCTTATTACAATTCCTAATAACAAATTGCTTTCGGTCGTGGATAAAAAAGCAGGTTTCAGAGAAGCGTTTTATGTGGTTGATGAAATTCTTGCACGAGGTGTTCAAGGTATTTCTGATATTATTACAATCCCCGGCTTAATAAATATTGACTTTGCAGATGTAAGAGCGGTTATGGCTTCTTCAGGTTCTGCAATTATGGGTATAGGCAGAGGCAACGGCGAAGGAAGAGCTATTGAAGCAGCAAGATCAGCAATCAATTCTCCGATTCTTGAAACTTCTATCCATGGTGCAAGCGGTGTTATTATTAATGTAACAGGCGGAGCCGACATGACTTTACATGAAATTCATGAAGCAGCAGCTATTATCAATGAAACGGTGCTGGATAACGCTAATATCATATTTGGTGCGGTTCACGATGATAAAATTCAGGGCGATTTACAAATTACTGTTATTGCAACAGGCTTTGAATTGGATCTTAAAGAAAATACTCCTAAACCTATTGATACTTCAGCTATTTTTAATACTGCTTCCGTCAAGAAAAAGGACCCAAGTCCGCTTGATATTCCGGATTTTTTAAAGAAACCAATATAGCAATAAACATTGAAAGGCTCTAAACAGAGCCTTTTTTTATTTATCCGAGTATTTTTTCTATCCATGAAAAAAGGTTTACAAGTTCATATGGCTTAGGTAAATATACGTCTGCCCCGCAGCCTAAAATTTTTTCTTTATCATGCTTTGTGTCAGTGAAAATTATTTTGATATTTTTCAGGCTGTTTGCTTTTATTTTTCTGCAAAGTTCAATAGCATTGTCATCGCCGTCTATTATTATTAATTTAGCCGGAATGCTTAAAATATATTCAACAGGGCAGTTAAAGCCGCAAATGACAGGATTATAGCCCTGTATTTTTAATGTTGTGTCAAGCAGGTATGCTAAGTCTTTATCCTGCTCAAATATTAATATGGTTTTATTATCTATATTTTCAAGCTCTTTTTCACTGCTTATTAACGGTCTGTCTATAATTTTTGATGAGCCTATAAGTGTTTTGGCAAGTTTTTGCATTTTATCCACG
The genomic region above belongs to Candidatus Gastranaerophilales bacterium and contains:
- the kdsA gene encoding 3-deoxy-8-phosphooctulonate synthase translates to MLNKVKINDNVVFGNDKLVIIAGPCAMEEDVSITLKTAEELKKITQELDIPFVFKSSFDKANRSSIDSYRGIGLEKGLELLAKVKQEFGVPVLTDIHSVEQASLAAEAADILQIPAFLCRQTDLLVAAAKTGRVVNIKKGQFLAPSQMKNSIKKVTQSGNDKILLTERGSTFGYGNLVVDMRAIPIMRGLGYPVVFDATHSVQLPGGNDVSTGGERQFVPTLAKAAVAAGADALFFEVHPDPDNAPCDGPNMIPISQARELFTTCKDIFNLIRN
- a CDS encoding TRL domain-containing protein, with translation MKKLLATLVFGTVLSMTMALNANAEGVIGLIFKEATEAGGGASPIVATKVGSATAKSYFGIVALGDASITAAMKDGKIRSLSHYDIETLNILGFKKVTTKAYGQ
- the rpsL gene encoding 30S ribosomal protein S12 codes for the protein MPTLNQLVRKERTEIKKKTKSPALANCPQRRGVCTRVYTTTPKKPNSALRKVARIRLTNGFEVSSYIPGVGHNLQEHSVVLIRGGRVKDLPGVRYHIIRGTLDTSGVANRAQARSKYGAKKEKAKK
- the rpsG gene encoding 30S ribosomal protein S7 is translated as MPRRSKPAKRIPLPDPVYNSKDVAKFINRLVRRGKKSVAEKIFYSTMDKVQEKTKENPVEIFEKAIKNVTPLLQVKARRIGGSTYQVPIEVRPELGVALGSTWIIETAKKRSGRSMIEKLTNEILDASNNTGASVKKKEDTHKMAEANKAFAHYRY
- a CDS encoding YkgJ family cysteine cluster protein — its product is MDEFEQDKMNTISIYRELFWKADEEINRQLNLLKDEDLCNSCANPCTLKNKEFSPRQVLAQNCALKEWQLKCLDKLENEISRDICQRIQQIEAHKQNYSCSKCATCCKLACSEFSPQELQEKARNNDNFATQFTSIFLPYKTEKKAREAYPEFVNHLKKELKEGEKIYFYYCPKLGEDNLCTDYANRPQICREFPTNPLILLPKSCGYYQWREDVHISALMLHALVEIVKFNIEQIKKIL
- the glnA gene encoding type I glutamate--ammonia ligase, whose translation is MKSNFVPAHSVELSDNEIKKIVKDNNVKVIKLQFTDLNGQVKNLSVQVSQIDKLLNNEMILDGSSIKGFRSIETADMYLYPDKKTFTLLPWLSKETGNAARLICDIYNADATPFEGCPRANLKRVIAEAKEWGFEMQVGPEAEFFLFKKDENGMATTITNDFAGYYDAGPDDKGEEIRTKIVDGLETMGFEIETSHHEVARGQHEIGFKHADALTTADNLATFKMAVKAIADKNGLHATFMPKPLVGINGSGMHCNISLYNKGKNAFFDEDKPNHLSDITFHAIGGILKHIRAVTAIANPTVNSYKRLVPGYEAPVYLAWSLENRSALVRVLAKKDEETRIELRSPDPSCNPYLAFAAILTAVMDGIKKKLTPPEAVDSNIYKLSFKERKRYKINSLPSSLNEALDIMERSTIVRLALGEHIYNEFISAKRREWDSFSTYVSGWELDRYLARY
- a CDS encoding MBL fold metallo-hydrolase, with the protein product MIIKTLNMGVFQVNNYIVMDETTKDAALIDAGGDYKMTMAAVKELGCNLKYILNTHAHMDHTAGDEELQRNLGIPIYMHKDDGIIMTAFKESLKMFGMPEYEPPEDITFFEDGAEFRLGNLTIKAVHTPGHTKGGVCYLVEDALFCGDTIFFECVGRTDLYGGDYYQLEDSIKNKIYPLGDDIKLYPGHGCASSIKHEKKNNPYFKA
- a CDS encoding 1-deoxy-D-xylulose-5-phosphate reductoisomerase, which produces MKKKIAILGSSGSIGTQALEVIEKLGDLFEVTALAVNTQVALLEEQIKRFTPAVVSVSSPESANELAQKYKNTEVLHGNEGLAKIAKEADYDTILVCVTGIDGLIPTLEAVKRGKTVALANKETLVSAGDIVMEAVAGYNAQIIPVDSEHSAIFQCTQEQNHVKKLIITASGGPFLNKSVEETKSATRAQTLAHPRWNMGAKITVDSATLMNKGLEVIEAHHLFNKSYDDIEVVIHPQSIIHSAVEFSDGSVLAQMGVPSMHIPIQYALTYPQRVEGIKTSSLNLIDIAKLEFFAPDFEKFPALKLAYEAGKQGGTAPAVINAANETAVYAYLRDEIKLGDIISITKSVLDNTDFIGFPSFEEILEADKLARYEAEQVILKLKSHV
- a CDS encoding DUF881 domain-containing protein, which codes for MYKTDDNITIFNVFKKLEPFASSKKLFAGLLFIILLAVIFAVISLIYLEKTSSNKILVARQGALNNQIVAFENKNKILELEIILLKKELYSLLREKEQRKINKIAPLLGIEKVKGEGLTIMLADSDQTYEDNTSSQYIVHDIDLLKIVNFLWANGAEAISINNERIVNSSRISCIGSTVLVNQKPLVPPFTNKAAGKALNPEGIKNDALMLSFSIRGLKVKVSDKQPVEIAPGT
- a CDS encoding DUF1290 domain-containing protein produces the protein MFKSITAGILIGVIIGFLSPLNISLIDPKALMIVVLVCLDVLIASSNAKLLQQFNYLLFTNEFILNTIISLGIVYLANIMSLDLFSVIMLVLILKIFYNLNRLIKTVVLNNQCSSEKGVS
- the ftsZ gene encoding cell division protein FtsZ, which codes for MSNNFGPSNFEESEHMASQAKIKVIGVGGGGGNAVNRMISQGLGGVEFWAMNTDAQVLGTSSAQNTVQLGAKLTNGLGAGGRPQVGEKAADESRDQIMAAIDGADMVFVTAGMGGGTGTGATPIIAQIAKELGALTIGVVTKPFNFEGKLKMTQAMQGLEKLQENVDSLITIPNNKLLSVVDKKAGFREAFYVVDEILARGVQGISDIITIPGLINIDFADVRAVMASSGSAIMGIGRGNGEGRAIEAARSAINSPILETSIHGASGVIINVTGGADMTLHEIHEAAAIINETVLDNANIIFGAVHDDKIQGDLQITVIATGFELDLKENTPKPIDTSAIFNTASVKKKDPSPLDIPDFLKKPI